In one window of Bemisia tabaci chromosome 6, PGI_BMITA_v3 DNA:
- the Grip75 gene encoding gamma-tubulin complex component 4 isoform X1, whose amino-acid sequence MLHEIILSLLCPDAQFLEEQNEALKLNLFLHPSEKCLLRRILSVAKDFATIKKFSEYVNGKVDGNDDGKSYGMYLKAFTHGVEKELIPYHRDIIDLQEKALLNPSMTISELQCFITKHYNPLKSYCALINQIENRQLRGGQLLQLIYENSTTGDEEIVQSLNRLLQECHVAFFKQLSSWLFYGQVHDRYKEFFIQPLESVETEKTITVAASPKIPVDTIAAFQFFIEFNAASNIRKHQIESTLVPSYISYSLAQKILFLGETILMVTSKHSNASNKFVNSIYNGKEKKYMQEIIEFETKVCLKPYALEKILDEMRSSVMEYLWKLAITECYLYEQVKLIKDFYLLSHGELFTEFLRKSDGILYKPLTTSSVRILNYSLQQAALSVGTIKESSLDKFEFTMPEEIIKEGGNIFNCLKLTYKTEWPLQLFFTAEVLHNYNVLFLFLLRIKKIQMDLHGLWLKNVKQKQMKCWKEAWQLRTGLMFLIDNLQYYLQVDVLETEFSALMKAANETKDFEKLQQLHLLFLSKILTHSFVSHVQWPPKKLSSKNDGHMEKSSETRPHPVNACLTKIFKICEKFISVMASDKSLSADNELPLLLEFFHQQLSVLIISMSELTSRNISYKHLNQFLLRLDFNNWFTNKFDLTKYI is encoded by the exons ATGTTGCATGAAATCATTCTCAGCCTACTGTGTCCAGATGCCCAATTTTTGGAAGAACAGAATGAG GCTTTGAAGTTGAATTTGTTTCTCCATCCAAGTGAAAAATGTTTACTGCGTCGTATTCTAAGTGTTGCCAAAGATTTTGCAACAATAAAAAAGTTTAGCGAATATGTTAATGGAAAAGTAGATGGGAATG ATGATGGGAAAAGTTATGGTATGTATTTAAAAGCATTTACTCATGGTGTTGAAAAAGAATTGATTCCATATCATAGAGATATCATTGATCTACAAGAAAAAGCTCTTCTAAATCCATCAATGACCATCTCCGAATTGCAATGCTTTATCACGAAGCATTATAATCCATTGAAGAGTTATTGTGCCCTCATCAATCAG ATAGAAAACCGACAGCTGAGAGGCGGTCAACTTTTGCAACTTATCTATGAAAATTCTACAACTGGGGATGAGGAGATAGTGCAGAGCTTGAACCG GCTCCTGCAAGAATGTCAtgtagcatttttcaaacagTTATCAAGCTGGTTATTTTATGGACAAGTGCATGACCGTTACAaagaatttttcattcaacCACTAGAATCTGTAGAAACAGAGAAGACTATCACTGTTGCAGCTTCGCCTAAGATACCAGTTGACACTATTGCTGCTTTCCAGTTTTTT ATTGAATTCAATGCAGCCTCAAACATTAGGAAACATCAAATTGAAAGCACATTGGTGCCATCTTATATTTCATATTCCCTTGCTCAAAAAATCTTATTCCTAGGAGAAACTATTTTAATGGTCACTTCCAAACATTCAAACGCATCAAATAAGTTTGTCAATTCAATCTACaatggaaaagagaaaaaatacatgCAGGAGATTATTGAATTCGAAACTAAAGTGTGTTTAAAGCCATACGCCTTGGAAAAAATCTTGGATGAAATGCGGTCCAGTGTGATGGAATATCTATGGAAATTAGCTATCACGGAATGCTACCTATATGAGCAAGTGAAATTGATCAAAGATTTCTATTTGTTAAGCCATGGTGAATTATTCACTGAATTTCTGAGAAAATCAGATGGCATTCTTTACAAACCCTTAACAACCTCCTCAGTCAGAATTTTAAACTATTCACTACAGCAAGCTGCACTTAGTGTTGGTACCATTAAAGAATCCTCCttggacaagtttgaattcacgaTGCCCGAGGAAATTATTAAGGAAGGGGGCAACATCTTCAACTGCTTGAAGTTAACGTACAAAACCGAATGGCctctgcaacttttttttactgCAGAAGTTTTACATAATTACAATGTCTTGTTTCTCTTTCTCCTgaggataaagaaaattcaaatggaTTTGCATGGATTGTGGTTGAAAAATGTCAAGCAGAAGCAAATGAA GTGTTGGAAAGAAGCCTGGCAGCTGAGAACAGGACTAATGTTCCTAATCGACAATCTCCAATATTATTTGCAAGTTGACGTTCTAGAAACTGAATTCTCTGCCCTCATGAAAGCAGCAAATGAGACTAAAGACTTCGAAAAACTACAACAGTTACACTtattatttctgtcaaaaattttgacacATTCATTCGTGTCTCATGTTCAGTGG cCCCCTAAAAAACTATCCTCCAAAAATGATGGTCATATGGAAAAATCTTCAGAAACAAGGCCGCACCCT GTGAATGCGTGtcttacaaaaattttcaaaatttgtgagaAGTTCATTTCCGTCATGGCAAGCGACAAATCCCTCTCAGCAGATAATGAGCTCCCTCTTTTATTAGAATTCTTCCACCAACAACTTAGTGTTTTAATTATTAGCATGAGTGAACTTACCTCTAGAAATATTAGTTACAAGCATTTAAATCAATTTCTTCTCCGCTTAGATTTCAATAACTGGTTCACCAATAAATTTGATTTGACAAAATACATATAA
- the Grip75 gene encoding gamma-tubulin complex component 4 isoform X2, with product MYLKAFTHGVEKELIPYHRDIIDLQEKALLNPSMTISELQCFITKHYNPLKSYCALINQIENRQLRGGQLLQLIYENSTTGDEEIVQSLNRLLQECHVAFFKQLSSWLFYGQVHDRYKEFFIQPLESVETEKTITVAASPKIPVDTIAAFQFFIEFNAASNIRKHQIESTLVPSYISYSLAQKILFLGETILMVTSKHSNASNKFVNSIYNGKEKKYMQEIIEFETKVCLKPYALEKILDEMRSSVMEYLWKLAITECYLYEQVKLIKDFYLLSHGELFTEFLRKSDGILYKPLTTSSVRILNYSLQQAALSVGTIKESSLDKFEFTMPEEIIKEGGNIFNCLKLTYKTEWPLQLFFTAEVLHNYNVLFLFLLRIKKIQMDLHGLWLKNVKQKQMKCWKEAWQLRTGLMFLIDNLQYYLQVDVLETEFSALMKAANETKDFEKLQQLHLLFLSKILTHSFVSHVQWPPKKLSSKNDGHMEKSSETRPHPVNACLTKIFKICEKFISVMASDKSLSADNELPLLLEFFHQQLSVLIISMSELTSRNISYKHLNQFLLRLDFNNWFTNKFDLTKYI from the exons ATGTATTTAAAAGCATTTACTCATGGTGTTGAAAAAGAATTGATTCCATATCATAGAGATATCATTGATCTACAAGAAAAAGCTCTTCTAAATCCATCAATGACCATCTCCGAATTGCAATGCTTTATCACGAAGCATTATAATCCATTGAAGAGTTATTGTGCCCTCATCAATCAG ATAGAAAACCGACAGCTGAGAGGCGGTCAACTTTTGCAACTTATCTATGAAAATTCTACAACTGGGGATGAGGAGATAGTGCAGAGCTTGAACCG GCTCCTGCAAGAATGTCAtgtagcatttttcaaacagTTATCAAGCTGGTTATTTTATGGACAAGTGCATGACCGTTACAaagaatttttcattcaacCACTAGAATCTGTAGAAACAGAGAAGACTATCACTGTTGCAGCTTCGCCTAAGATACCAGTTGACACTATTGCTGCTTTCCAGTTTTTT ATTGAATTCAATGCAGCCTCAAACATTAGGAAACATCAAATTGAAAGCACATTGGTGCCATCTTATATTTCATATTCCCTTGCTCAAAAAATCTTATTCCTAGGAGAAACTATTTTAATGGTCACTTCCAAACATTCAAACGCATCAAATAAGTTTGTCAATTCAATCTACaatggaaaagagaaaaaatacatgCAGGAGATTATTGAATTCGAAACTAAAGTGTGTTTAAAGCCATACGCCTTGGAAAAAATCTTGGATGAAATGCGGTCCAGTGTGATGGAATATCTATGGAAATTAGCTATCACGGAATGCTACCTATATGAGCAAGTGAAATTGATCAAAGATTTCTATTTGTTAAGCCATGGTGAATTATTCACTGAATTTCTGAGAAAATCAGATGGCATTCTTTACAAACCCTTAACAACCTCCTCAGTCAGAATTTTAAACTATTCACTACAGCAAGCTGCACTTAGTGTTGGTACCATTAAAGAATCCTCCttggacaagtttgaattcacgaTGCCCGAGGAAATTATTAAGGAAGGGGGCAACATCTTCAACTGCTTGAAGTTAACGTACAAAACCGAATGGCctctgcaacttttttttactgCAGAAGTTTTACATAATTACAATGTCTTGTTTCTCTTTCTCCTgaggataaagaaaattcaaatggaTTTGCATGGATTGTGGTTGAAAAATGTCAAGCAGAAGCAAATGAA GTGTTGGAAAGAAGCCTGGCAGCTGAGAACAGGACTAATGTTCCTAATCGACAATCTCCAATATTATTTGCAAGTTGACGTTCTAGAAACTGAATTCTCTGCCCTCATGAAAGCAGCAAATGAGACTAAAGACTTCGAAAAACTACAACAGTTACACTtattatttctgtcaaaaattttgacacATTCATTCGTGTCTCATGTTCAGTGG cCCCCTAAAAAACTATCCTCCAAAAATGATGGTCATATGGAAAAATCTTCAGAAACAAGGCCGCACCCT GTGAATGCGTGtcttacaaaaattttcaaaatttgtgagaAGTTCATTTCCGTCATGGCAAGCGACAAATCCCTCTCAGCAGATAATGAGCTCCCTCTTTTATTAGAATTCTTCCACCAACAACTTAGTGTTTTAATTATTAGCATGAGTGAACTTACCTCTAGAAATATTAGTTACAAGCATTTAAATCAATTTCTTCTCCGCTTAGATTTCAATAACTGGTTCACCAATAAATTTGATTTGACAAAATACATATAA